The Xanthomonas indica sequence CGCGCGCCGCGAGAGCGCCGACATCGAACGGTGTTTCCCTTTCCCCTGCAACATTCGCTTCAGCGCCCGGCGTGTGACGGCCGTGCGTTCCCCCTGAAGCGCCGGCACGCCTCCCCAGGCGGCCGGTTCGCGCACGTAGACAAAAACTGTGCGCTCTATTGCTATCGACAGTACCGGCGGATTCTTTAGGGTCCTGTGCTGTCCTTGCGTGGCCGTTGCCTGTCCGGCAATGGCGCGCTTATGACGGTGGCGGCAGCCGCAGCGGTACCGGCAGGACACGCGTTGCGGCCATGGCATCGCATGGCGCACAACGCAAAAGCCCCGGCATCGCTGCCGGGGCTCGTGTGGGACGTGACGCGGGAAGATCCTGCGGTCAGGCCGCCTGCTGCACCCGCAGCGAGCGGACCAGGCCGCCGATGTCCACGATAAGGGCGACGCGGCCGTCGCCGAGGATGGTGGCACCGGAGATGCCGCTGATGCGCCGGTAGTTGTTCTCGATGTTCTTGACCACAACCTGCTGCTGGCCGATCAACTCGTCCACTTCCAGCGCCAGCTTCTGCCCGTCGGCCTCGACCACCACCACCAACGGCTCGGCCTGCTCGGTGCGACCGAAACCGTAGGAGTCGCTGAGCGAGAGGATCGGCAGGTACTCGCCGCGGACGCGCAGCACGCGGCCTTCGCCGGCCATGGTGCGGATGTCGTCGGCCTTGGGCTGCAGCGCCTCGATGACGTAGGCCAGCGGCAGGATCAGGGTCTCGCCGGCGACCGCCACTGTCATGCCGTCGAGGATCGCCAGGGTCAGCGGCAGGCGGATCAGCACGCGGGTGCCGCGGCCGGATTCGCTTTCCAGCTGCACTTCGCCGCCCAGGCCCTGGATGTTGCGGCGGACCACGTCCATGCCGACGCCGCGGCCGGACAGGTCGGTGACCGCGTCGGCGGTGGAGAAGCCCGGGGCGAAGATCAGGTCCCAGACCTGCGCATCGCTCGGGTTGTCCGGCACCGCGATGCCGCGTTCGGCGGCCTTGGCCAGGATGCGGTTGCGGTTGAGGCCGGCGCCGTCGTCGCTGACTTCGATGACGATGTGGCCGCCCTGGTGCGACGCGGCCAGGGTGATGGTACCGGTCTCGTCCTTGCCGGCGGCGCGGCGCGCCTCCGGCAGTTCCAGGCCGTGGTCGATCGAGTTGCGCACCAGGTGCACCAGCGGATCGGCGATCTTTTCGATCAGGCCCTTGTCCAGCTCGGTGCCCTCACCAATCGTGCGCAGGCGCACCTGCTTGCCGAGGCGGGTGGACAGGTCGCGGACCAGGCGCGGGAAGCGGCGGAACACCGCGTCCACCGGCAGCATGCGCACGCCGATCACCGCTTCCTGCAGGTCGCGGGTGTTGCGTTCCAGCAGGTCCAGACCGGCGAACAGGCGCTCGGCCACGGCCTGGTCCAGGCCGGTGGAGACCTGCTTGAGCATGGCCTGGGTGATGACCAGTTCGCCGACCAGATTGATCAGCGCATCGACCTTGTCGACGCTGACGCGGATCGAGCTTTCCGCTTCGTGCGCGGCGGCGGCATTGCCGGCCGGGGCGTTGGCGGCCACGGCCGCGGCCGGCGCGGCGGTGGCGGCGGTCGGCGGCGCGGTCAGCACCGGGGCCGGCGCGGTGGCCAGGCTCGGCGGCGGCACCGGGCGGATCTCCAGTTCGCAGTCGTCGATGACCCAGGCGAAGGTGTCTTCGATCGCGCTGCGCGGGATCTTGCCGACCAGGCCCAGGTCCCAGGCCAGGTAGGCCTCGAGCGGGTCGAGTTCGGCGAAGCCGGGCAGGCGCGTGCTGCGGCAGGCGACCTGCAGCGGGCCGAGGTGTTCGAGTTCGCGGATGATGCGCAGCGGGTCGTTGCCGCTCATGAACAGCGACGGCGCCGGGGTGAAGCCGATCTGCCAGGCTTCCGGCTCGGCCGGCTGGTTCGCTGCCGGGGTGGCGGCGGCCGGCGCGGCGGGGCCGCCGTTCAACGCGTGCTGCAGGCGTTCGTGCACGGCCTTGACCGCGGCCGGATCGGCCGGGACGCCGTGTTCGGCTTCGCGCAGCAGGGCGCGCAGCACGTCCACCGAGCCGAGGATGGCGTCGATGGCGTGCGCTTCGACTTCGCGCTTGCCGGCGCGCAGCTCGTCGAGCAGCGTCTCCAGCACGTGGGTAAGGCCGGCCATCGCTTCGAAGCCGAAGGTGGCGGCGCCGCCCTTGATCGAGTGCGCGGCGCGGAACACCGAGTTGATGGTCTCGGGATCGCGATTGCCTTCTTCCAGCGACAGCAATCCGGCTTCCATCGCATCCAGTCCTTCGCGGCTTTCCTCGAAGAAGGTGGCGTGGAAACGCTGCAGGTCCATGCTCATGGGGCGGGAATCCGGAAAAGGAGGGGAGGGATCAGCCCAGGACTTTCTGGACGGTGGCGATCAGCTGTTCGGGATTGAACGGCTTGACCAGCCAGCCGGTGGCGCCGGCCGCCTTGCCTTCGGACTTCTTCTCCGCCGCCGACTCGGTGGTCAGCATCAGCATCGGGGTGAACTTGTAGTCCGGCAGCTGCCGCAGCTCCCGGATCAGGGTGATGCCGTCCATGTTCGGCATGTTGACGTCGGTGACCACCGCGTTGAAGCGCTGGCCCTTGGCGCGGCCCAGCGCGACCGCGCCGTCTTCTGCTTCTTCGACGGCAAAGCCGGCCGAGGTGAGGGCGAAGGAGACCATCTGGCGCATCGACGCCGAATCGTCCACTACCAAGATACGTGCGCTCATGCCGCGTTCTCCACAGATTTCAGATTGTCAGGGGTTGCAGGAAGGCCCAGCGATTCGCTGACCCCTAGCAGGCGGGCCGCATCGCGAAAGGTCGCGTTGCAGGCCTCGAATTCGGTGCGCTTGCCGTCCTTGCGACGGGCATCGACGAATGCGCACAGCACCTGTACGGATGCGGTATGGATGCGGCGCACTTCGCCGGCGTCCAGCCGCAGCACGTCGTCCGACGCAAGGAACGCGGTCAGGCGTTGTTTCAGGTCGGCGCTGGTCTCGATGCCGAGATCTTCGCCAAGGGGGACTGTGCTCATCATTGCTCCGCACCAATGGTTCTATGGCAGATAACGGCCGTGGCCTGAAAAGCTTTAGCGGCGGTTGGAAAGTGCGGCACCGTTCCCAGTTGCCGCCCGCCGCGCGGGTCAGTGCAGCAGTTGCTCGGCGTCGAGCAGGATCATCGGCTGTTGCGCCAGCCGCGCCACGCCGCGGAACAGATGGTTGGAAATGCGGCAGATGCGGGCATTGTCCGGCGGCTCGATCTGCTGGTCGCTGAGGCTGGCCACGTCTTCCACCGCGGACACGCGCAGGCCCAGGGTCTCGCCGTTCTCTTCCAGCACCACCACCCGGGTCTGCATGTCCATCTCGATCGGCGCGGCGCCCAGGTGCACGCCCAGATCGAGCACCGGCACCACCTGTCCGCGCAGGTTCATGATGCCGAGCATCGCCGGCGGCGTGCCGCGCAGCGCCAGCAGCGGCACCGGCAGCACCACCTCCTGCACCTTCAGCAGTTCCAGCGCGTAGGCCTGCTCGCCGCAGCGCAGGCGCAGCCAGCGGGTGCGGCGCTCGGCCAGGCGGTCGGGGGCGATGGCCGAGCCGTGCGGCACGCTCGGGGCCATGAACGACTGCAGGTTCGGCGGCAGCTTGGCGCCGGCCGCCTGTGCGCGGCTGGCTTCGGCGCGGCGCTCCGGCGGCACCGCCATCGGCGGGCGCTTGACCGCACGCGCGGCGGCGGCATCGTCTTCGGCAGCCAGGTCGCGCGGCACGGTGGCGCGCTGCCGTTCCATCGCCGCGACCGCATCCAGGTCGGCCTGGCGCTCGGCCTGCTGGGCCGGGGTCAGCGCGGCAGGCGCGGGTGCGTCCTGCGACATGATGCCGGCCAGGGCTGGATCCGAATCGGCCTCGGCCAGGACCGCGGCAGCGATCTGTTCGGGCGTCGGGCCGGCCGGGGCGGGCGCCAGCGCTTGCTGCGACATGATGCCGGCCAGGGCCGGATCGGAATCGGCCTCGGCCAGGACCGCGGCAGCGATCTGCTCGGGCGTGGGACCGGCCGGGGCGGGCGCCAGCGCTTGCTGCGACATGATGCCGGCCAGGGCCGGATCGGAATCGGCCTCGGCCAGGACTGCGGCAGCGATCTGTTCGGGCGTCGGGCCGGCCGGGGCGGGCGCCAGCGCTTGCTGCGACATGATGCCGGCCAGGGCCGGATCGGAGTCGGCCTCGGCCAGGACCGCGGCGGCGATCTGTTCGGGCGT is a genomic window containing:
- a CDS encoding chemotaxis protein CheA is translated as MSMDLQRFHATFFEESREGLDAMEAGLLSLEEGNRDPETINSVFRAAHSIKGGAATFGFEAMAGLTHVLETLLDELRAGKREVEAHAIDAILGSVDVLRALLREAEHGVPADPAAVKAVHERLQHALNGGPAAPAAATPAANQPAEPEAWQIGFTPAPSLFMSGNDPLRIIRELEHLGPLQVACRSTRLPGFAELDPLEAYLAWDLGLVGKIPRSAIEDTFAWVIDDCELEIRPVPPPSLATAPAPVLTAPPTAATAAPAAAVAANAPAGNAAAAHEAESSIRVSVDKVDALINLVGELVITQAMLKQVSTGLDQAVAERLFAGLDLLERNTRDLQEAVIGVRMLPVDAVFRRFPRLVRDLSTRLGKQVRLRTIGEGTELDKGLIEKIADPLVHLVRNSIDHGLELPEARRAAGKDETGTITLAASHQGGHIVIEVSDDGAGLNRNRILAKAAERGIAVPDNPSDAQVWDLIFAPGFSTADAVTDLSGRGVGMDVVRRNIQGLGGEVQLESESGRGTRVLIRLPLTLAILDGMTVAVAGETLILPLAYVIEALQPKADDIRTMAGEGRVLRVRGEYLPILSLSDSYGFGRTEQAEPLVVVVEADGQKLALEVDELIGQQQVVVKNIENNYRRISGISGATILGDGRVALIVDIGGLVRSLRVQQAA
- a CDS encoding response regulator; this translates as MSARILVVDDSASMRQMVSFALTSAGFAVEEAEDGAVALGRAKGQRFNAVVTDVNMPNMDGITLIRELRQLPDYKFTPMLMLTTESAAEKKSEGKAAGATGWLVKPFNPEQLIATVQKVLG
- a CDS encoding STAS domain-containing protein, with translation MSTVPLGEDLGIETSADLKQRLTAFLASDDVLRLDAGEVRRIHTASVQVLCAFVDARRKDGKRTEFEACNATFRDAARLLGVSESLGLPATPDNLKSVENAA
- a CDS encoding chemotaxis protein CheW; the encoded protein is MQADAEETVPAAAAAAAAGPTPEQIAAAVLAEADADPALAGIMSQQALAPAPTGPTPEQIAAAVLAEADSDPALAGIMSQQALAPAPAGPTPEQIAAAVLAEADSDPALAGIMSQQALAPAPAGPTPEQIAAAVLAEADSDPALAGIMSQQALAPAPAGPTPEQIAAAVLAEADSDPALAGIMSQDAPAPAALTPAQQAERQADLDAVAAMERQRATVPRDLAAEDDAAAARAVKRPPMAVPPERRAEASRAQAAGAKLPPNLQSFMAPSVPHGSAIAPDRLAERRTRWLRLRCGEQAYALELLKVQEVVLPVPLLALRGTPPAMLGIMNLRGQVVPVLDLGVHLGAAPIEMDMQTRVVVLEENGETLGLRVSAVEDVASLSDQQIEPPDNARICRISNHLFRGVARLAQQPMILLDAEQLLH